Within the Medicago truncatula cultivar Jemalong A17 chromosome 4, MtrunA17r5.0-ANR, whole genome shotgun sequence genome, the region aggttcatttatcaaaaaaaaatttttttaacatgaaacgaattaaatatgaattttgttaaaacaacaaaagttaaagataaaattaacaaaatttggacgtagaaatcaaattttacgACAATTTTTTGCAGTGGAACTTTAgcaatgttcttaacacgtctgcaaaaaattgttagaCTAATTCTGAGTGCAGAACTTTTTTTAAAGACTAaacaaactattaaaattaagtaaggaccaaacttaaaaaataccaattttatagggatcaaaaatatatttaaacattttttttctacaaCCAAAAACTTGTGCCTATAGAAAGTTGTagtatattttttacttttgcatacctttgatttatatttttaagataaaatttattataatagatttcttaaaaatttccttaaaacaaattattttatttaagaaaatccCGCTAATATAGAGTAGGCACAACACAACTCGAACCAGATTCTACAAAGATGAGTGATTCATTTGAGCAAACTCAATGTTAAAATTGGACTGATTAACTTTCATTTTCAACCTGTTGGGGTGAAAAAAGTACTGTCATTATCGAGCCGTCCAGCTGTTACTGCTATTGGCCGTAGCACCTCTCCTCCTCCTATCAAACGGTCAAAGTTTCACAATCACATTccccaaaatataaacaatctACGTGTCCCTCATTAGCCACTACCACTGTGCACTCCTCTTTTCTCCATTGGTTCTCACAATTCACACTCCTTTTGTCCTTCTTTTCTAACATGTATATCTCTCTTCCTATCGCCACGTTTCCTTCTTCAACCAATCCCATTCCTCCCACTCTTCCCTATCTCCACTGTTCAAACACGTGTTTTTTCTTACACGTGTACCTTTCTCACTTTCCTATAAAACAAAACCTACCCTCGTGTCCATCACTTCATATAGTTCATCGTCTCTATGCATTAATATTCCTCTCCTTCTTTTACATTACATCACTTTTGTTTTGCCCTACAACAAAGATCATTAATTATGGATGGTAGAGGAGGTTGTTGCATCGTTAGAAATGGTGCACATGATATGTCTACCATGGAAAAAATAATGCTTAGGTTTCGTCCTATAGCACCCAAACCTGTAGTTCCCGGAGCCACCACTGCTTCCGATGGTACTTCTTCATCGGACAGCGGTGATGCTTTTTTCAAAACTAGCAGAACTAGAAGAAAGTACGtcaaaaaactgaaacaaaataACACCACTGATAAACGCAGCATCCGCCGGAAGAAAACCATTTCTTCACCAAAACAAACTCATCCGGTGCCGGTAACTCTTCCTTTACTGCCGGAAACTCCGGCAAAAGAGCAAACCCTAACGGAAGTAAATAATACAAATCAGTGGCTGAGTTTCAAGAGTTGTAGCAAAGTAGAAGCTGAACCATACAGCACGGTGGAGCCGGTGACGGTGCGGTTAACTGTAGAGTGCGTAACGGACGCATGGGTAGAGGGTGAGGGACTAGGGAATACAGATGAAGAGAGAAGTGCAAAGCTGATGGTGGACACGTGTCCAGGGTTTATATCGGACGGTTACGGGAGAGTGACGTGGACAAACGGTGCTTACAGGGAGATGATGGGTGATGGAGTTATAGCGTTGGTGATGAAAATAAATGGTGTGGTTTTGTATCCGTCGTTCACGTGTAGGGTTAGGGTTGTGCAGTTTGCGTGTGGAAGGGAGAGAAATTTGTTTACGTTACCTTGTGATGTGTGGAGAATGGATTGTGGTGGGTTTGCATGGAGATTAGATGTTAAAGCTGCTCTTAGCTTGAGATTAGGTTGCTAAATTAGCTACCTAGTACTTAGCTTAACTCATATTATAATCTTTTTCCAAAGGTATCGGT harbors:
- the LOC11412046 gene encoding uncharacterized protein, whose translation is MDGRGGCCIVRNGAHDMSTMEKIMLRFRPIAPKPVVPGATTASDGTSSSDSGDAFFKTSRTRRKYVKKLKQNNTTDKRSIRRKKTISSPKQTHPVPVTLPLLPETPAKEQTLTEVNNTNQWLSFKSCSKVEAEPYSTVEPVTVRLTVECVTDAWVEGEGLGNTDEERSAKLMVDTCPGFISDGYGRVTWTNGAYREMMGDGVIALVMKINGVVLYPSFTCRVRVVQFACGRERNLFTLPCDVWRMDCGGFAWRLDVKAALSLRLGC